One Oryzomonas sagensis DNA segment encodes these proteins:
- the rsmH gene encoding 16S rRNA (cytosine(1402)-N(4))-methyltransferase RsmH, which translates to MTSFHHLSVMPDEVIALLQPRPGGIYLDGTLGGGGHTALIAEQCGPDNGMVIGIDQDQEALEAAGRRLAEFGPAVRLVHGNFAELDRYLDAMGIAALDGFILDLGVSSHQLDSGARGFSFQQDAPLDMRMDAGGAETAADLVNELPEQELERIIRDYGEERWAKRIAAFIVKARGEQAILTTLQLSDIIKGAIPKAKWEERIHPATRTFQALRIAVNRELESLEQGLRAALDRLKPGGRAAVISFHSLEDRIVKHIFREYATGCTCPRQFPVCVCGQKPRVRVLTGRPVTASEAEIDRNPRARSAKLRGAEKLNLSA; encoded by the coding sequence GCCGGGAGGGATCTACCTGGACGGCACCCTGGGGGGCGGCGGGCATACGGCGCTGATCGCCGAGCAGTGCGGCCCCGATAACGGGATGGTGATCGGGATCGATCAGGACCAAGAGGCGCTGGAGGCGGCCGGCCGCAGGCTGGCTGAATTCGGCCCCGCGGTCCGCCTGGTTCACGGCAACTTCGCCGAGCTCGACCGGTACCTGGACGCAATGGGCATTGCCGCCCTGGACGGGTTCATCCTCGATCTGGGGGTTTCCTCCCACCAGCTGGACAGCGGGGCGCGCGGCTTCAGCTTCCAGCAGGACGCTCCGTTGGACATGCGCATGGATGCCGGCGGAGCGGAAACCGCCGCCGACCTGGTGAACGAGTTGCCGGAGCAAGAGTTGGAACGGATCATCCGGGACTATGGCGAGGAGCGCTGGGCCAAGAGGATCGCCGCTTTCATCGTCAAGGCCCGTGGCGAGCAGGCGATCCTGACCACGCTGCAGTTGTCGGATATCATCAAGGGGGCCATCCCCAAGGCCAAGTGGGAGGAACGCATCCACCCCGCCACCCGCACCTTTCAGGCCCTGCGGATCGCCGTCAACCGGGAGCTGGAAAGTCTGGAGCAGGGGCTGCGCGCCGCCCTCGACCGTTTGAAGCCGGGTGGACGGGCGGCGGTCATCTCGTTCCACTCCCTGGAAGACCGGATCGTCAAACATATCTTCCGGGAGTACGCCACCGGCTGCACCTGCCCGCGCCAGTTCCCGGTCTGTGTCTGCGGACAAAAGCCACGGGTAAGGGTACTGACCGGCCGTCCGGTCACGGCGTCGGAGGCTGAAATCGACCGGAACCCGCGGGCGCGCAGCGCCAAGCTGCGGGGCGCGGAGAAGCTGAATTTAAGCGCGTAG